From the Mycobacterium sp. DL592 genome, the window CCGGTGAGAATTTCTTAGCTAGCGCGTTATCCGGCGCCCACTGTTGAATGAAATGCAGTACCTATCAACCCAGTTCAGATGCGTTTTCTGGCATGAATTCATGTTCTACAACAAATTGATAACGATCGCTGGCTTAACGGCACCTGAGACCATCGCGACGGATGTGAATTCGGGACGAAATAACGGAAATTCTGGGTTAACTACCTCGGTAGACTCAACGCAAGCCGACGCCGCCTGGCGTCACACGCACGCTCACTACGAAATTCAGCCCCATCGGGGCTGTCGGAGGAACGAGATCATGGCAAACACGTCAGCAGTCGCAGAACGGGTCGCCGCAGCACATTCCCTCTGGCTGTCGACGCTGCCCACGATCCGGCGTGCACCCAGTGGCGAGCTGCTTCCCGTGTTGTTCGAGGAAGCCCAGCTCGAGCCCGTCACCGCCCCGATGGTCACCGCCGCCGGAACCGTGGCCGCCGCCAACGGCCCGGTAAGTGACATGGCGGTCAGCCCCGACGGCCGGCGCCTGGTCGTCGCGCACTACGGCGCCGACGTGGTGTCGATCATCGACACCGCCAGCATGTCGGTGACCGCCACCGTCCACGGCGTCACCGAGCCGTACTCGGTGGTGGTGGCCGACCGCGCCTACGTCACCTCGGCCTCCACCGAGGACGATGCGATTGTGGCGATCGACACCGCGACGGCCGTCCCGTTCGCCGCCAAGAACCTCGAGATGGCCGCACGCGGCCTGGCCGTCAGCCCGGCCGGTGACGTCCTCTACGTCGCCCGCATCGGTGATGATCGTGCCGACGTCGCCGTCGTCGACGTCGAGACCGGTGCCCTTCGCACCGTCGCGGTCTCGGCCGTTGCAGGGGCGTCCGTCGAGGCTCTGCACCTCAGCGCCGACGGCACCCGCCTGTTCGTCGCCCTGACCACCGTGTCCGGCGGCAGCCTTGTCGTCGTCGACACCAAGCGCTGCTCGGTGCTGCGCACCGTCGCGCTCGGCGGCTCCATCGGTGAGATCGCCGCACATCCCAACGGGCGCAAGGTTTTCGCCACCGGGTGGGACGTCGAGCTGGGCAGTGTCATCAACGTGATCGACGTGGCCGCCGGCCGTGTTGTCGACACCGTCGCGGTGCGCGGAATCGCCACCTCGCTGGTGCTCGCCCACAACGGTGACCTGGCCTACTTCGTCGACCGCGACGACATCGCCGTGATGTGCACCGTCACCCACGAGATCGTCGACCACATCGCGGTCGGCGGGGCGCTGGCCTGCCTGGCCGCCGGCTCCGATGGCCGGCTGTACGCAGCCGACTACGCCGGTGCGATCACCGCGCTTCAGGTCGGCTCGACCACCGACGCGGCGCTGCTCGCCTCCTGACCGGGAGGCGTCAGCCGCGGCCGGTGCAGTCCAGCGACACCGAGATCGTCTGGCTGGTCACCACCGGCACCAAAACGTTGGAGTTGCCCCTGCCGATCGTGGGCCCGACGTAGGGAACCCACTGCGTCACCGTCTGCGGATTGCGCACACTGGTGACCACACACTGTGACATCGGCCCCGTGCCAATCCGGTCGATGTTGACGGTGTAGCCCTGCTGCTGCAGCTGACTGATGGTCTGCTGCGCCGAGGTGTCGTCCGCCCACGCGGTCGCCGCGGGTCCGGCGATGATTGCGCCTGCTGCCGCGACAGCGGCCAGCATCCATGTAGTGCGCATTCGCGCGTCCTCCTTCTGACGACCCCCAATGATCCTCTTCCTGTATCGCTCGCGCCGACCGAAATGTTGCAGCGCGTTTAGGGCACTGCCTGCCGGGAAGACACGGAGTGGGGCGGTTGACGGTCAACGGCGACACAGGCGCCCCATCCAGCACATCGTTCACATCGAGGAGGCCCCATGGCAGACAACAACAGTGGACCCGCAGAGGGCATCAAGGGCGTCGTCGAGGACGTCAAGGGCAAGGCCAAGGAAGCGGTCGGCACGGTCACCGGCCGCGACGACCTGACCGAAGAGGGCAAGGCCCAGCAGGACAAGGCCGAAGCCCAGCGCGACGCAGCGGCGAAAGAGGCCGAAGCGGAGAAGGCCCGCGCCGAAGCCAAAGCCGAAGAGCAGCGCCAGAAATCCCACCAGTAGACCCTGTGGTGGTAGCGGGCCCGGCCGATTGTGCGGCCGGGCTCGTTGTCATCGCCGAGGCGCGTACATGATCAGGCCGACCCCGAGCAGGCACACCGCCGAACCCGCCACATCCCAGCGGTCCGGGCGGAAGCCGTCGGCGGCCATGCCCCACAGCAGCGAGCCGGCCACGAACACCCCGCCGTAGGCGGCCAGGATCCGGCCGAAGTTCGCGTCCGGCTGCAGCGTCGCGACAAACCCGTAGGCACCCAACGCGATCACACCGAAGCCCACCCACAGCCAGCCGCGGTGCTCGCGGACCCCCTGCCACACCAGCCAGGCGCCCCCGATCTCGAGCAGGGCGGCGGCGACGAACAACAGGATCGACTTGGCGACAGTCATGACGTCAGCATCGCATCTCGCAGGATCCCGGCCTGCCGGCCGAACGGCGCCACTAACCTAGGCGCCATGGACAGCACCATGCAGCAGTTCTCGTTGACCGTCTCGGCCATCCTGCGTTACGCCGTCAACGTCCACGGGGACCGGACCGTCACGACGGCCACCGGCGGCGGCTACCGCCACGCCACCTACCGCGAGGTCGGCAGCCGGGCCGCGCAGCTGGCCAATGCGCTGCGCCGGCTGGGCGTCGAGGGTGACGACCGGGTCGCGACCTTCATGTGGAACAACCAGGAACACCTGGAGGCCTACGTCGCGGTGCCGTCGATGGGGGCGGTGCTACACACCCTCAACATCCGGTTGTTCCCCGAGCAGATCGAATTCGTGGCCTACGAGGCCGAGGACAAGGTCGTCATCGCCGACCTGTCGCTGGCACCCATCCTGGCCCCGGTGCTGCCGAAGATGGAGACGGTGCACACCGTGATCGCGGTCGGCGAGGGCGATCTCGAGCCGTTCGAACGCTCAGGTAAGAAGGTCGTTCGCTATGAGGACGTCACCGCCGCCGAGTCCGAGGAGTTCGACTGGCCCGAAATCGACGAGAACTCCGCTGCGGCAATGTGTTACACCAGCGGCACCACCGGGCATCCCAAAGGGGTGGTGTACGGCCACCGGTCGAGCTATCTGCACTCGATGGCGGTGTGCAGTGGCAACGGGATGGCACTGAGCTTCTCGGACAAGGCGTTCCCGATCGTGCCGATGTTCCATGCCAACGCCTGGGGCTTGCCGTACGCGGCACTGATGGCCGGTGCCGACATCGTGCTGCCGGACCGGTTCATGGACGCCAAATCGCTGGTGAACCTCATCGAGACGCAGCGGCCCACTGTCGCCGGAGCCGTTCCGACGATCTGGAACGACGTGATGAACTACCTGGATCGCGAACCCGGACATGATATTTCGTCGCTGCGGCTGGTGGCTTGCGGCGGGTCGGCGGTTCCGGTGTCGCTGATGAAGACCTTCGAGGAGAAGTACGGTGTGCAGATCCGGCAGCTGTGGGGGATGACCGAGACCTCGCCGATGGCCACCCTGGCCTGGCCGGCGCCGGGTACCCCCGAGGACAAGGTGTGGGAGATCCGCGGCACCCAGGGCAGGCCGATGTGCGGTGTGGAAGCCCGCATCGTCGACGACGAGGGTGGCGCACTGCCGAACGACGGCGAATCCGTCGGTGAACTGGAAGTCCGCGGGCCGTGGATCACCGGGTCGTACTACCGCAACACCGACGAGTCGAAGTTCGAGTCGGGCTGGCTGCGCACCGGCGACGTCGGGCGCATCGACACGCAGGGCTACATCACGTTGACCGATCGCGCCAAGGACGTCATCAAGTCCGGCGGTGAGTGGATCTCCTCAGTGGAGCTGGAGAACCACCTCATCGGGCATCCGGCCGTCCGGGAGGCGGCGGTGGTCGGGGTTCCCGACGACCGCTGGCAGGAGCGGCCGCTGGCTGCCGTCGTGCTACAGGAGGACGCCAAGGTCAGTCCTGCGGAGCTGCGGGACTACCTGGCGGACAAGGTCGTTCGGTGGTGGCTGCCGGAACGGTGGACGTTCGTCGACGAGATCCCGCGCACTAGCGTGGGCAAGTACGACAAGAAGACCATTCGCTCGCGGCACGCCGAGAACGCTTACGAGGTCGTCACCCTCTAGCGCTCGGCGCGCTGGTAGGCGGTGACGACGGCCGCTCCGCCGAGGCCGATGTTGTGCTGCAGCGCGGCGGTGACGTTGTCGACCTGCCGCTTGTCGGCGGTGCCGCGCAGTTGCCAGGTCAGCTCGCTGCACTGGGCCAGGCCCGTCGCGCCCAGCGGATGACCTTTGGAGATCAGCCCGCCCGACGGGTTGACCACCCAGCGACCGCCGTAGGTGGTGTCGCCGGCGTCGATCAGCTTGGGCGCCTCGCCCTCGCCGCACAGGCCCAGGGCTTCATACAGCAGCAGCTCGTTGGCCGAGAAGCAGTCGTGCAACTCGATGACCTGGAAGTCCTCCGGGCCGAGCCCGCTCTGGTCGTAAACCTTGTGGGCGGCTTGAACGTTCATGTCGTAGCCGATGATGTTCTTTGCCGAGCCGTCGAAGGTGGAGGCGAAGTCGGTGGTCATCGCCTGGCCGACGATCTCCACGGCCTGGCCGGCCAGCCCGTGCTCGTCGACGAAGCGCTCCGAGGCCAGCACCACCGCACCCGAGCCGTCCGAGGTCGGCGAGCACTGCAGCTTGGTCAGCGGATCGGAGATCATCTTGGCCGCCAGGATGTCCTCGAGGCTGTACTCGTCCTGGAACTGGGCGTAGGGGTTGTTCACCGAGTGCTTGTGGTTCTTGTAGCCGATCTTGGCGAAATGCTCTGCGGTGGCGCCGTATTCGCGCATGTACTCGCGGCCGGCCGCGCCGAACATCCACGGTGCGACGGGAAAGGCGAACTCGTCGATCTCGGCGAGCGCCTTGACGTGGCGGCCCAGCGGGGTCTCGCGGTCATCCGAGCCGCCGCCGAGGGAGCCCGGCTTCATCTTCTCGAAGCCCAGCGCCAGCACGCAGTCCGACAACCCGCCGCGGATGGACTGGGCACCCAGGAACAGGGCGGTCGAACCCGTCGAACAGTTGTTGTTGACGTTGACGATCGGGATGCCCGTCATGCCGAGCTCGTAGAGCGCGCGCTGACCGGAGGTGGAGTCACCGGAGCAGTAGCCGACGAAGCCCTGCTCGATCAGGCTGTAATCGATCCCGGCGTCGGCCAGCGCCTTGGTGCCCGACTCGCGGGCCATGTCCGGGTAGTCCCAGCCCTGCCGGCTGCCCGGCTTCTCGAACTTGGTCATTCCGACCCCGACGACATACACCTTGTCCGGCATGCGTGATTCCTTACCTTCTCCTGGACCCACCCCACGCCGAGCAGGCGCAAAATCGCATACCGGAGGCCGGAATTGTGCGAGTTTGCGCCTGCTCGCGAGCAGGTCGTGTACATGTAGTTGTAACACGTTCTAGTTTGCCGCGGAGGGACACCAATGGCGTTGCGAGTCATCCAGTGGGCAACCGGGTCGGTCGGGGTGGCCGCCATCAAGGGCGTGCTCGAGCACCCCGACCTCGAACTCGTCGGCTGCTGGGTGCACTCCGAAGACAAAGCCGGCAAGGACGTCGGCGATATCATCGGCACCGCACCCCTCGGCGTCACCGCCACCGGCAGCATCGACGACATCCTCGCGCTGGACGCCGACGCGGTGATCTACGCCCCGCTGCTGCCCAACGTCGACGAGGTCACCGCCCTGCTGCGCTCCGGCAAGAACGTCGTCAGCCCGCTGGGCTGGTTCTATCCCAGCGAGTCGGAGGCCGGGCCGCTGGAGGCCGCGGCCCGCGACGGCAACGTCACCCTGCACGGCGCCGGGATCGGACCGGGCGCGGCCACCGAACTGTTCCCGCTGCTGCTGTCGGTGATGTCCACCGGGGTGACGTTCGTGCGCGCCGAGGAGTTCTCCGATCTGCGCACCTACGGCGCCCCCGATGTGCTGCGCCATGTGATGGGATTCGGCGGCACCCCCGAGAGCGCGCTGAGCGGCCCCATGCAGAAACTGCTCAACGGCGGCTTTTTCCAATCGGTGCGCCTGATCGTCGACCGGCTCGGTTTCGCCGCCGAGCCGATGATCCGCACCCATCAGGAGATCGCCGTCGCGACCGCCCCGATCGACAGCCCGCTGGGCGTCATCGAACCGGGCCAGGTGGCCGGCCGGCGGTTCCACTGGGATGCCGTGGTAACCCAGAAACTGGTCGTGCGGATCACCGTCAACTGGTACATGGGTGAGGAAAACCTCGACCCCGCATGGACTTTCGGCCCCGCCGGAGAACGCTACGAGATCGAGGTACGAGGCAATCCCAACACCTTCGTCACCATCAAGGGCTGGCAGCCCGAGAGCGTCGAGGAAGGCCTGAAGAGCAACCCGGGCGTGGTGGCCACCGCCGCGCACTGCGTCAACTCCATCCCGGCGACTTGCGCAGCCGAGCCCGGTATCGCCGGGTTCTTCGACCTGCCGCCGATCACCGGGCGCGCTGCTCCCTATCTGAGCCGCTGAAACTTCACTAGCATCGACACATGGCTCATCCCGTCGTCGTCGAACAGTCTCGGGCCATCCCCGTCACGCCGCAGGACGCGTTTGCGAAGACGCTGCCGATCCCGCTGCCCACGCTGTTCGCGCACTGGTACGGGCCGATCCCGCCGATCAAGGCCGTGCACGGTCAGGTCGGTGAGTGGGCCACCGCCGGACAGACCCGCGACGTCACCCTGGTGGGCGGCGGCGGCATGCGCGAGACGCTGACGAACGTCGACCCGCCGAACTCGTTCGGCTACACCCTGGCCGACGTGCGCGGCGCGATGGCGCCGCTGATCGACCACGTCGAGGGGGAGTGGATCTTCACCCCGCACGGCACCGGCACCAAGGTCACCTGGCGCTGGACACTGCACCCGAAGTCGGCGCTGAGCGCGCGGGCGCTGCCGGTGTTCGCGCTGATCTGGCGCGGCTATGCCAAGCAGGCCCTGGAGACGCTGTCGGATCAGCTGCTGAGCTGACCGCGATGTGTCGATTGTTCGGCCTGCACGTCGGTCGCACCGCGGCCACCGCGACGTTCTGGCTGCTCGACGCGCCCGACAACCTGGCCACCCAGAGCCGGCGCAACCCGGACGGCACAGGGCTGGGGGTGTTCGACCCCGACGGCCGCCCCGAGCTCAAGAAGCAGCCGATGGCGGCCTGGCACGATCGTGAATTTGCCTGTGAGGCACACGAAATGACGGGTACCACCTTCCTTGCGCACGTGCGATACGCGACCACCGGCGCCCTCGACGTGCTCAACACCCACCCCTTCCTGCAGGACGGCCGGCTGTTCGCACACAACGGTGTGGTGGGCGGTCTCGACCTACTCGACGAGCGGCTCTCGGTGCTTGGCGCGGCGGACCTGGTCAAGGGTCAGACCGACTCCGAGCGGGTGTTCGCGCTCATCACCGCGGGCATCCGCGCACGTGCGGGAGACGTGGCCGCGGGCGTGACCGACGCGATCGGGTGGGTGGCCGACAACCTGCCGCTGTATGCGGTCAACATCCTGCTGTGCACTGCGATCGACATGTGGGCGCTGCGCTATCCGGACTCCCACGAGCTGTACATGCTCGACCGGCGCGGGCCTGCCGGTGCCTTCGAACTGCGCACCAACCGGATTCGGGCCCGATCCGACCATCTGAGCGCCCGCCCGTCGGTGGTCTTCGCCACTGAACAGATGGACGACAACCCGGGCTGGCGGCTGCTCGACCCGGGTGAGCTGGTGCACGTCGACGCCGACCTGAACATCAGCGGGCAGGTGGTGTTCCCCGATCCGCCGCGCCATCTCCTGCAGCAGGCGTGATCCCGAGGCCCTTCAGTGCGGTTCGAGTATCGCCTGCGGGCCGCGCAGCATCAGCTGGCGGCCGATGATGATGCGCTGAATCTCGCTGGCGCCCTCCCAGATTCGCTCGACCCGCAACTCGCGGAACATCCGCTCGGCGACGTTCTCGCGCATGTAGCCGCGCCCGCCGAAGATCTGCACGGCCCGGTCGGCGACCCGCCCGGCCATCTCCGAGCAGTACAGCTTGGCCATCGACGCCTGCCCGTGCAGGGCTTTGCGATCCAGGCCGGCGTCGATCCCGCGGGCCACCTCGTAGAGCAGGCTGCGGGCGGCGAACAGTTCGGTGGCGCTGTCGGCGAGCATGCCCGCGACCAGCTGATGCTCACCGAGCGGTTTGCCGTCGACGATGCGGTCTTTGGCGAATGCCGTGACCTCGTCGACCAGTCGCTGGGCCGCGCCGACGCAGCGGGAGGCGACCATGATGCGCTCGAACCGGAACCAGTCCTGGGTGAACAGCATGCCCTCGCCCTCGGCGCCGACCACGTGGCTGACCGGAACCCGGACGTCGGTGAACGACACGATCGGGTGCTCGTCGGGAATGTTGTGCGAATAGTGCGGTGTGCGAATCACTTCCACCCCCGGCCAGGGCAGATCGACGACGAGCAGCACATGGTCGCCCTG encodes:
- a CDS encoding class II glutamine amidotransferase; protein product: MCRLFGLHVGRTAATATFWLLDAPDNLATQSRRNPDGTGLGVFDPDGRPELKKQPMAAWHDREFACEAHEMTGTTFLAHVRYATTGALDVLNTHPFLQDGRLFAHNGVVGGLDLLDERLSVLGAADLVKGQTDSERVFALITAGIRARAGDVAAGVTDAIGWVADNLPLYAVNILLCTAIDMWALRYPDSHELYMLDRRGPAGAFELRTNRIRARSDHLSARPSVVFATEQMDDNPGWRLLDPGELVHVDADLNISGQVVFPDPPRHLLQQA
- a CDS encoding YnfA family protein, whose translation is MTVAKSILLFVAAALLEIGGAWLVWQGVREHRGWLWVGFGVIALGAYGFVATLQPDANFGRILAAYGGVFVAGSLLWGMAADGFRPDRWDVAGSAVCLLGVGLIMYAPRR
- a CDS encoding SRPBCC family protein; this encodes MAHPVVVEQSRAIPVTPQDAFAKTLPIPLPTLFAHWYGPIPPIKAVHGQVGEWATAGQTRDVTLVGGGGMRETLTNVDPPNSFGYTLADVRGAMAPLIDHVEGEWIFTPHGTGTKVTWRWTLHPKSALSARALPVFALIWRGYAKQALETLSDQLLS
- a CDS encoding dihydrodipicolinate reductase; protein product: MALRVIQWATGSVGVAAIKGVLEHPDLELVGCWVHSEDKAGKDVGDIIGTAPLGVTATGSIDDILALDADAVIYAPLLPNVDEVTALLRSGKNVVSPLGWFYPSESEAGPLEAAARDGNVTLHGAGIGPGAATELFPLLLSVMSTGVTFVRAEEFSDLRTYGAPDVLRHVMGFGGTPESALSGPMQKLLNGGFFQSVRLIVDRLGFAAEPMIRTHQEIAVATAPIDSPLGVIEPGQVAGRRFHWDAVVTQKLVVRITVNWYMGEENLDPAWTFGPAGERYEIEVRGNPNTFVTIKGWQPESVEEGLKSNPGVVATAAHCVNSIPATCAAEPGIAGFFDLPPITGRAAPYLSR
- a CDS encoding CsbD family protein; the protein is MADNNSGPAEGIKGVVEDVKGKAKEAVGTVTGRDDLTEEGKAQQDKAEAQRDAAAKEAEAEKARAEAKAEEQRQKSHQ
- a CDS encoding YncE family protein; its protein translation is MANTSAVAERVAAAHSLWLSTLPTIRRAPSGELLPVLFEEAQLEPVTAPMVTAAGTVAAANGPVSDMAVSPDGRRLVVAHYGADVVSIIDTASMSVTATVHGVTEPYSVVVADRAYVTSASTEDDAIVAIDTATAVPFAAKNLEMAARGLAVSPAGDVLYVARIGDDRADVAVVDVETGALRTVAVSAVAGASVEALHLSADGTRLFVALTTVSGGSLVVVDTKRCSVLRTVALGGSIGEIAAHPNGRKVFATGWDVELGSVINVIDVAAGRVVDTVAVRGIATSLVLAHNGDLAYFVDRDDIAVMCTVTHEIVDHIAVGGALACLAAGSDGRLYAADYAGAITALQVGSTTDAALLAS
- a CDS encoding acyl-CoA dehydrogenase family protein — encoded protein: MYGLSAEDLRIRDTARDFVETLIPYEAEAEAAGGQLPKEITAAHHARAIELGLYATNMPTSVGGPGFTALQQVLVQEQVGRVTNAIAWVAHTPPQWWADVATDYQKERWLYPAVRGEKHEAYAITEEFAGSDVSALETTARRDGDEYVINGVKWHVTSFNLAEYCFVQAVLTDGPHQGDHVLLVVDLPWPGVEVIRTPHYSHNIPDEHPIVSFTDVRVPVSHVVGAEGEGMLFTQDWFRFERIMVASRCVGAAQRLVDEVTAFAKDRIVDGKPLGEHQLVAGMLADSATELFAARSLLYEVARGIDAGLDRKALHGQASMAKLYCSEMAGRVADRAVQIFGGRGYMRENVAERMFRELRVERIWEGASEIQRIIIGRQLMLRGPQAILEPH
- a CDS encoding long-chain fatty acid--CoA ligase translates to MDSTMQQFSLTVSAILRYAVNVHGDRTVTTATGGGYRHATYREVGSRAAQLANALRRLGVEGDDRVATFMWNNQEHLEAYVAVPSMGAVLHTLNIRLFPEQIEFVAYEAEDKVVIADLSLAPILAPVLPKMETVHTVIAVGEGDLEPFERSGKKVVRYEDVTAAESEEFDWPEIDENSAAAMCYTSGTTGHPKGVVYGHRSSYLHSMAVCSGNGMALSFSDKAFPIVPMFHANAWGLPYAALMAGADIVLPDRFMDAKSLVNLIETQRPTVAGAVPTIWNDVMNYLDREPGHDISSLRLVACGGSAVPVSLMKTFEEKYGVQIRQLWGMTETSPMATLAWPAPGTPEDKVWEIRGTQGRPMCGVEARIVDDEGGALPNDGESVGELEVRGPWITGSYYRNTDESKFESGWLRTGDVGRIDTQGYITLTDRAKDVIKSGGEWISSVELENHLIGHPAVREAAVVGVPDDRWQERPLAAVVLQEDAKVSPAELRDYLADKVVRWWLPERWTFVDEIPRTSVGKYDKKTIRSRHAENAYEVVTL
- a CDS encoding lipid-transfer protein, producing MPDKVYVVGVGMTKFEKPGSRQGWDYPDMARESGTKALADAGIDYSLIEQGFVGYCSGDSTSGQRALYELGMTGIPIVNVNNNCSTGSTALFLGAQSIRGGLSDCVLALGFEKMKPGSLGGGSDDRETPLGRHVKALAEIDEFAFPVAPWMFGAAGREYMREYGATAEHFAKIGYKNHKHSVNNPYAQFQDEYSLEDILAAKMISDPLTKLQCSPTSDGSGAVVLASERFVDEHGLAGQAVEIVGQAMTTDFASTFDGSAKNIIGYDMNVQAAHKVYDQSGLGPEDFQVIELHDCFSANELLLYEALGLCGEGEAPKLIDAGDTTYGGRWVVNPSGGLISKGHPLGATGLAQCSELTWQLRGTADKRQVDNVTAALQHNIGLGGAAVVTAYQRAER